A single genomic interval of Salvelinus namaycush isolate Seneca chromosome 41, SaNama_1.0, whole genome shotgun sequence harbors:
- the LOC120034007 gene encoding LOW QUALITY PROTEIN: melanin-concentrating hormone receptor 1-like (The sequence of the model RefSeq protein was modified relative to this genomic sequence to represent the inferred CDS: substituted 1 base at 1 genomic stop codon), giving the protein MDFENVSNENWSQTSLPSYNSSESPAENDVPYHSVLMPSIFGVICFFGIIGNCIVIYTIVKKTKFRAQQTVPDIFIFSLSLVDLLFLLGMPFLIHQLLGNGSWCFGDIMCTVITALDSNSQIVSTYILTVMTLDRYLATVHPIRFNHVRTPCVAGAAVGLVWVLSLVSITPVWMYAGLMPRGDGSVGCALLLPNPATDTYWFTLYQFVLAFALPLVIICVVFFKILQNMSATVAPLPQRSLRVRTRNVTRMAVAICLAFFICWAPYYILQLAHLGVQRPSFAFLYVYNIAISMGYANSCVNPYLYIVLSETFKRQFIVAIRPNNRVFRIXPNPSE; this is encoded by the exons ATGGACTTCGAAAATGTATCGAATGAGAACTGGTCTCAGACGTCTCTCCCATCATACAACTCATCTGAAAGTCCAGCAG AAAATGATGTGCCCTACCACAGCGTCCTAATGCCCAGCATTTTCGGTGTCATCTGCTTCTTTGGGATTATTGGCAACTGCATTGTCATCTACACCATTGTGAAGAAGACCAAGTTCCGAGCCCAGCAGACAGTGCCGGACATCTTCATCTTCAGCTTGTCTTTAGTGGACCTCCTCTTCCTTCTGGGCATGCCCTTCCTCATCCACCAGCTCCTGGGCAACGGTTCCTGGTGCTTTGGTGACATCATGTGCACGGTCATAACCGCCCTGGACTCCAACAGCCAGATAGTGAGCACCTACATCCTCACCGTCATGACTCTGGACCGCTACCTGGCCACGGTCCATCCCATCCGCTTCAACCATGTGCGCACACCCTGCGTGGCGGGGGCTGCGGTGGGTCTGGTGTGGGTGCTCTCCCTGGTCTCCATCACTCCCGTGTGGATGTATGCTGGCCTTATGCCCCGAGGGGACGGCTCAGTGGGCTGTGCCCTCCTGCTGCCCAATCCAGCCACTGACACCTACTGGTTTACCCTCTACCAGTTTGTGCTGGCCTTCGCCCTGCCTCTGGTCATCATCTGCGTGGTGTTCTTCAAGATCCTCCAGAACATGTCTGCCACAGTGGCCCCCTTGCCCCAACGCAGCTTGAGAGTACGTACACGTAATGTGACCCGTATGGctgtggctatatgcctggccttcTTCATCTGCTGGGCTCCGTACTACATCCTGCAGCTGGCCCACCTGGGGGTTCAGAGGCCCAGCTTTGCCTTCCTCTATGTCTACAACATTGCCATCAGCATGGGTTACGCTAACAGCTGCGTCAACCCATACCTCTACATCGTGCTGAGTGAGACCTTTAAGAGGCAGTTCATTGTGGCCATCCGGCCGAACAATc gtgtcttccgcatttaacccaacccctctgaa